In a single window of the Prinia subflava isolate CZ2003 ecotype Zambia chromosome 3, Cam_Psub_1.2, whole genome shotgun sequence genome:
- the ING1 gene encoding inhibitor of growth protein 1 isoform X1, with protein MKMLSPANGDQLHLVNYVEDYLDSIESMPFDLQRNVSLMREIDAKYQEILKDLDDYYEKFKRETDAVQKRRMLHCIQRALIRSQELGDEKIQIVSQMVELVENRTRQVDSHVELFETCQETNDTTGNSGKASQDKSKNETIAQAEKPNNKRSRRQRNNENRENASNNHDHDDITSGTPKEKKAKTSKKKKRSKAKAEREASPPDLPIDPNEPTYCLCNQVSYGEMIGCDNDECPIEWFHFSCVGLNHKPKGKWYCPKCRGENEKTMDKALEKSKKERAYNR; from the exons ATGAAAATGTTGAGTCCTGCAAACGGAGACCAGCTTCACCTAGTGAACTATGTGGAGGATTATCTGGACTCCATCGAGTCTATGCCCTTCGATCTGCAGAGAAATGTCTCCTTGATGAGGGAAATTGACGCCAAATATCAAG AGATTCTGAAGGACCTGGATGATTACTATGAAAAATTTAAACGGGAGACAGATGCTGTGCAGAAGAGAAGAATGTTGCACTGTATACAGAGAGCCTTGATTCGAAGTCAGGAACTAGGAGATGAGAAGATCCAAATCGTCAGTCAGATGGTGGAGCTCGTTGAGAACAGAACAAGGCAAGTGGACAGCCACGTGGAACTGTTTGAGACTTGTCAAGAGACTAATGACACCACTGGAAACAGCGGGAAGGCCAGCCAGGATAAGTCGAAGAATGAGACAATCGCACAGGCTGAAAAGCCCAACAACAAGAGATCGAGGAGGCAAAGGAATAATGAGAATCGAGAAAATGCCTCGAATAATCATGATCACGATGACATCACCTCAGGAACaccaaaggagaagaaagcaaaaacatcCAAGAAGAAGAAACGATCCAAGGCTAAAGCAGAGCGGGAAGCTTCTCCCCCTGACCTTCCTATTGACCCTAATGAACCAACATACTGCTTGTGCAACCAAGTCTCCTATGGAGAAATGATAGGATGTGATAATGATGAGTGCCCCATTGAATGGTTTCACTTTTCTTGTGTGGGACTCAACCATAAACCAAAGGGCAAATGGTACTGCCCCAAATGTAGAGGAGAAAACGAGAAAACTATGGACAAGGCATTGGAGAAATCTAAAAAAGAAAGGGCGTATAACAGGTAG
- the ING1 gene encoding inhibitor of growth protein 1 isoform X2, with product MLHCIQRALIRSQELGDEKIQIVSQMVELVENRTRQVDSHVELFETCQETNDTTGNSGKASQDKSKNETIAQAEKPNNKRSRRQRNNENRENASNNHDHDDITSGTPKEKKAKTSKKKKRSKAKAEREASPPDLPIDPNEPTYCLCNQVSYGEMIGCDNDECPIEWFHFSCVGLNHKPKGKWYCPKCRGENEKTMDKALEKSKKERAYNR from the coding sequence ATGTTGCACTGTATACAGAGAGCCTTGATTCGAAGTCAGGAACTAGGAGATGAGAAGATCCAAATCGTCAGTCAGATGGTGGAGCTCGTTGAGAACAGAACAAGGCAAGTGGACAGCCACGTGGAACTGTTTGAGACTTGTCAAGAGACTAATGACACCACTGGAAACAGCGGGAAGGCCAGCCAGGATAAGTCGAAGAATGAGACAATCGCACAGGCTGAAAAGCCCAACAACAAGAGATCGAGGAGGCAAAGGAATAATGAGAATCGAGAAAATGCCTCGAATAATCATGATCACGATGACATCACCTCAGGAACaccaaaggagaagaaagcaaaaacatcCAAGAAGAAGAAACGATCCAAGGCTAAAGCAGAGCGGGAAGCTTCTCCCCCTGACCTTCCTATTGACCCTAATGAACCAACATACTGCTTGTGCAACCAAGTCTCCTATGGAGAAATGATAGGATGTGATAATGATGAGTGCCCCATTGAATGGTTTCACTTTTCTTGTGTGGGACTCAACCATAAACCAAAGGGCAAATGGTACTGCCCCAAATGTAGAGGAGAAAACGAGAAAACTATGGACAAGGCATTGGAGAAATCTAAAAAAGAAAGGGCGTATAACAGGTAG